In Phragmites australis chromosome 17, lpPhrAust1.1, whole genome shotgun sequence, the following are encoded in one genomic region:
- the LOC133896570 gene encoding subtilisin-like protease SBT5.4 isoform X2 → MAGRAPRWHPARSAPGAPTTRSWAPSCAARRGRRTPSSTRTPGTSTASPRRWRKTRRRRSRVQHPSVVSVFPNRGHRLHTTRSWEFLGMEKDGRVRASSIWAKARFGEGIIIGNLDTGVWPEAGSFSDDGMGPAPAGWRGICQDQQASDDAQVRCNRKLIGARFFNKGYLATVGQQVNPASTRDTDGHGTHTLSTAAGRFVPRANLFGYGNGTAKGGAPGAHVAAYKVCWRPVNGSECFDADIIAAFDAAIHDGVHVLSVSLGGAPAEYFRDGVAIGSFHAVRNGVTVVSSAGNSGPGAGTVSNTAPWLVTVGASTMDREFPAYLVLGNKKRIKGQSLSPVRLPDNKYYRLISSEEAKTTNATATQAKLCIEGSLDKAKVEGKIVVCIRGKNARVEKGEAVRRAGGVGLVLANDEASGNEVIADAHVLPATHVTYSDGVTLSAYLNSNRSASGYITIPNTALDTKPAPFMAAFSSQGPNTVTPQILKPDITAPGVSILAAFTGLAGPTGLAFDGRRVLFNAESGTSMSCPHVAGIAGLLKALHPEWSPAAIKSAIMTTARVQDNMRKPMSNSSFLRATPFGYGAGHVQPSRAANPGLVYDANATDYLGFLCALGYKPSVIATFMAGAGQHQPRACPARAPRAEDLNYPSVAVPHLSPTGAEHTVTRRARNVGAGATAYDARVAEPHGVAVDVRPRRLEFSAAGEEKEFTVTFRAKKGFFLPGEYVFGRLVWSDGAGEHRVRSPLVVRVADTRKKKSRLSIA, encoded by the exons ATGGCAGGGAGGGCGCCGCGCTGGCATCCAGCCAGGAGCGCGCCAGGAGCTCCCACCACGCGCTCCTGGGCGCCGTCCTGCGCAGCGAGGAGAGGGCGAAGGACGCCATCTTCTACTCGTACACCAGGTACATCAACGGCTTCGCCGCGACGCTGGAGGAAGACGAGGCGGCGGAGATCTCGAGTAC AGCATCCGAGCGTCGTCTCCGTGTTCCCGAACAGGGGGCACCGGCTGCACACGACGCGCTCGTGGGAGTTCCTTGGGATGGAGAAGGATGGCCGGGTGAGGGCCAGCTCCATCTGGGCCAAAGCGAGGTTCGGCGAAGGCATCATCATCGGCAATCTGGACACTG GGGTGTGGCCGGAGGCCGGCAGCTTCAGCGACGACGGCATGGGCCCGGCGCCGGCCGGGTGGCGGGGAATCTGCCAGGACCAGCAGGCCTCTGACGACGCGCAGGTTCGGTGCAACAG GAAGCTGATCGGTGCACGGTTCTTCAACAAGGGGTACCTGGCGACCGTTGGGCAGCAGGTGAACCCGGCGAGCACGCGGGACACGGACGGGCACGGCACGCACACGCTCTCCACGGCGGCCGGCCGGTTCGTGCCGAGGGCCAATCTCTTCGGGTACGGCAACGGCACGGCCAAGGGCGGCGCGCCGGGGGCGCACGTCGCGGCGTACAAGGTGTGCTGGCGCCCCGTGAACGGCAGCGAGTGCTTCGACGCCGACATCATCGCGGCGTTCGACGCGGCCATCCACGACGGGGTGCACGTGCTCTCCGTGTCGCTGGGGGGCGCTCCCGCCGAGTACTTCAGGGACGGCGTGGCCATCGGGTCGTTCCACGCGGTAAGGAACGGCGTCACCGTGGTCTCCTCGGCCGGGAACTCGGGCCCCGGCGCCGGCACGGTGTCGAACACCGCGCCGTGGCTCGTGACCGTCGGCGCCAGCACCATGGACAGGGAGTTCCCCGCGTACCTGGTCCTCGGCAACAAGAAGCGGATCAAA GGGCAAAGTCTCTCGCCGGTGCGCCTCCCTGACAACAAGTACTACCGGCTGATCAGCTCAGAGGAAGCAAAAACCACCAATGCGACAGCAACGCAGGC GAAACTGTGCATCGAGGGATCGTTGGACAAGGCGAAAGTCGAGGGGAAGATCGTCGTGTGCATCCGTGGGAAGAACGCGCGGGTGGAGAAAGGCGAGGCCGTTCGCCGGGCCGGCGGGGTTGGCCTGGTGCTGGCGAACGACGAGGCCAGCGGAAACGAGGTGATCGCCGATGCGCACGTGCTCCCGGCCACGCACGTCACCTATTCTGATGGAGTCACGTTATCGGCCTACCTGAATTCAAACAG GTCTGCGTCAGGCTACATCACCATCCCAAACACCGCGCTGGACACGAAGCCGGCGCCTTTCATGGCCGCCTTCTCCTCGCAAGGGCCCAACACCGTCACCCCTCAGATCCTCAAG CCTGACATCACCGCTCCGGGGGTCAGCATCCTCGCGGCCTTCACCGGCCTGGCGGGGCCGACCGGCCTCGCCTTCGACGGCCGCCGCGTCCTCTTCAACGCCGAGTCGGGCACCTCCATGTCGTGCCCGCACGTCGCTGGCATCGCCGGCCTCCTCAAGGCTCTCCACCCCGAGTGGAGCCCCGCCGCGATCAAGTCGGCGATCATGACGACCG CCCGAGTGCAGGACAACATGAGGAAGCCGATGAGCAACTCGTCGTTCCTCCGCGCGACGCCGTTCGGCTACGGCGCCGGCCACGTACAGCCCAGCCGCGCCGCGAACCCGGGCCTCGTCTACGACGCGAACGCCACGGACTACCTGGGCTTCCTCTGCGCGCTGGGCTACAAGCCCTCGGTGATCGCCACGTTCATGGCCGGCGCCGGCCAGCACCAGCCGCGCGCGTGCCCAGCGCGGGCCCCGCGGGCAGAGGACCTCAACTACCCGTCCGTCGCGGTCCCGCACCTGTCCCCCACCGGTGCAGAGCACACCGTCACGAGGAGGGCGAGGAACGTCGGAGCCGGCGCGACCGCGTACGACGCGAGGGTCGCCGAGCCGCACGGCGTGGCGGTGGATGTGCGGCCCAGGCGGCTCGAGTTCTCCGCGGCGGGGGAGGAGAAAGAGTTCACCGTCACGTTCAGGGCCAAGAAAGGGTTCTTCTTGCCAGGGGAGTACGTGTTCGGGCGTCTGGTCTGGTCGGACGGCGCCGGGGAGCACCGCGTGAGGAGCCCCCTTGTGGTGAGGGTCGCCGacacgaggaagaagaagagtcGTCTTTCGATAGCTTGA
- the LOC133896570 gene encoding subtilisin-like protease SBT5.4 isoform X1 codes for MYASSSLRNRPALVALVLLITTSLLQQPASAAKKSYVVYLGGHSHGREGAALASSQERARSSHHALLGAVLRSEERAKDAIFYSYTRYINGFAATLEEDEAAEISKHPSVVSVFPNRGHRLHTTRSWEFLGMEKDGRVRASSIWAKARFGEGIIIGNLDTGVWPEAGSFSDDGMGPAPAGWRGICQDQQASDDAQVRCNRKLIGARFFNKGYLATVGQQVNPASTRDTDGHGTHTLSTAAGRFVPRANLFGYGNGTAKGGAPGAHVAAYKVCWRPVNGSECFDADIIAAFDAAIHDGVHVLSVSLGGAPAEYFRDGVAIGSFHAVRNGVTVVSSAGNSGPGAGTVSNTAPWLVTVGASTMDREFPAYLVLGNKKRIKGQSLSPVRLPDNKYYRLISSEEAKTTNATATQAKLCIEGSLDKAKVEGKIVVCIRGKNARVEKGEAVRRAGGVGLVLANDEASGNEVIADAHVLPATHVTYSDGVTLSAYLNSNRSASGYITIPNTALDTKPAPFMAAFSSQGPNTVTPQILKPDITAPGVSILAAFTGLAGPTGLAFDGRRVLFNAESGTSMSCPHVAGIAGLLKALHPEWSPAAIKSAIMTTARVQDNMRKPMSNSSFLRATPFGYGAGHVQPSRAANPGLVYDANATDYLGFLCALGYKPSVIATFMAGAGQHQPRACPARAPRAEDLNYPSVAVPHLSPTGAEHTVTRRARNVGAGATAYDARVAEPHGVAVDVRPRRLEFSAAGEEKEFTVTFRAKKGFFLPGEYVFGRLVWSDGAGEHRVRSPLVVRVADTRKKKSRLSIA; via the exons ATGTATGCTTCATCTTCCCTGAGAAATCGCCCTGCTCTTGTCGCTCTAGTGTTGCTGATCACCACCAGCCTCCTGCAGCAGCCGGCCTCTGCTGCGAAAAAG TCCTACGTCGTCTACCTCGGCGGCCACTCGCATGGCAGGGAGGGCGCCGCGCTGGCATCCAGCCAGGAGCGCGCCAGGAGCTCCCACCACGCGCTCCTGGGCGCCGTCCTGCGCAGCGAGGAGAGGGCGAAGGACGCCATCTTCTACTCGTACACCAGGTACATCAACGGCTTCGCCGCGACGCTGGAGGAAGACGAGGCGGCGGAGATCTCGA AGCATCCGAGCGTCGTCTCCGTGTTCCCGAACAGGGGGCACCGGCTGCACACGACGCGCTCGTGGGAGTTCCTTGGGATGGAGAAGGATGGCCGGGTGAGGGCCAGCTCCATCTGGGCCAAAGCGAGGTTCGGCGAAGGCATCATCATCGGCAATCTGGACACTG GGGTGTGGCCGGAGGCCGGCAGCTTCAGCGACGACGGCATGGGCCCGGCGCCGGCCGGGTGGCGGGGAATCTGCCAGGACCAGCAGGCCTCTGACGACGCGCAGGTTCGGTGCAACAG GAAGCTGATCGGTGCACGGTTCTTCAACAAGGGGTACCTGGCGACCGTTGGGCAGCAGGTGAACCCGGCGAGCACGCGGGACACGGACGGGCACGGCACGCACACGCTCTCCACGGCGGCCGGCCGGTTCGTGCCGAGGGCCAATCTCTTCGGGTACGGCAACGGCACGGCCAAGGGCGGCGCGCCGGGGGCGCACGTCGCGGCGTACAAGGTGTGCTGGCGCCCCGTGAACGGCAGCGAGTGCTTCGACGCCGACATCATCGCGGCGTTCGACGCGGCCATCCACGACGGGGTGCACGTGCTCTCCGTGTCGCTGGGGGGCGCTCCCGCCGAGTACTTCAGGGACGGCGTGGCCATCGGGTCGTTCCACGCGGTAAGGAACGGCGTCACCGTGGTCTCCTCGGCCGGGAACTCGGGCCCCGGCGCCGGCACGGTGTCGAACACCGCGCCGTGGCTCGTGACCGTCGGCGCCAGCACCATGGACAGGGAGTTCCCCGCGTACCTGGTCCTCGGCAACAAGAAGCGGATCAAA GGGCAAAGTCTCTCGCCGGTGCGCCTCCCTGACAACAAGTACTACCGGCTGATCAGCTCAGAGGAAGCAAAAACCACCAATGCGACAGCAACGCAGGC GAAACTGTGCATCGAGGGATCGTTGGACAAGGCGAAAGTCGAGGGGAAGATCGTCGTGTGCATCCGTGGGAAGAACGCGCGGGTGGAGAAAGGCGAGGCCGTTCGCCGGGCCGGCGGGGTTGGCCTGGTGCTGGCGAACGACGAGGCCAGCGGAAACGAGGTGATCGCCGATGCGCACGTGCTCCCGGCCACGCACGTCACCTATTCTGATGGAGTCACGTTATCGGCCTACCTGAATTCAAACAG GTCTGCGTCAGGCTACATCACCATCCCAAACACCGCGCTGGACACGAAGCCGGCGCCTTTCATGGCCGCCTTCTCCTCGCAAGGGCCCAACACCGTCACCCCTCAGATCCTCAAG CCTGACATCACCGCTCCGGGGGTCAGCATCCTCGCGGCCTTCACCGGCCTGGCGGGGCCGACCGGCCTCGCCTTCGACGGCCGCCGCGTCCTCTTCAACGCCGAGTCGGGCACCTCCATGTCGTGCCCGCACGTCGCTGGCATCGCCGGCCTCCTCAAGGCTCTCCACCCCGAGTGGAGCCCCGCCGCGATCAAGTCGGCGATCATGACGACCG CCCGAGTGCAGGACAACATGAGGAAGCCGATGAGCAACTCGTCGTTCCTCCGCGCGACGCCGTTCGGCTACGGCGCCGGCCACGTACAGCCCAGCCGCGCCGCGAACCCGGGCCTCGTCTACGACGCGAACGCCACGGACTACCTGGGCTTCCTCTGCGCGCTGGGCTACAAGCCCTCGGTGATCGCCACGTTCATGGCCGGCGCCGGCCAGCACCAGCCGCGCGCGTGCCCAGCGCGGGCCCCGCGGGCAGAGGACCTCAACTACCCGTCCGTCGCGGTCCCGCACCTGTCCCCCACCGGTGCAGAGCACACCGTCACGAGGAGGGCGAGGAACGTCGGAGCCGGCGCGACCGCGTACGACGCGAGGGTCGCCGAGCCGCACGGCGTGGCGGTGGATGTGCGGCCCAGGCGGCTCGAGTTCTCCGCGGCGGGGGAGGAGAAAGAGTTCACCGTCACGTTCAGGGCCAAGAAAGGGTTCTTCTTGCCAGGGGAGTACGTGTTCGGGCGTCTGGTCTGGTCGGACGGCGCCGGGGAGCACCGCGTGAGGAGCCCCCTTGTGGTGAGGGTCGCCGacacgaggaagaagaagagtcGTCTTTCGATAGCTTGA
- the LOC133897007 gene encoding BTB/POZ domain-containing protein At1g55760-like, producing MSRLDVKTEGRFVQWEVGYLECYTESNPFITGIWRWYCPTLLFSTFQNSGGDPVSIWTSYTMKLSPEQATSSGFACMLQEGILTDIAINTADGSIRVHSAVLAARSPVFRSMFSHNLKEKQLSAVDISDMSFDECQAFVNYMYDNLHEKEFTAHRLALLGAADKYDVPGLKVICLDSLLQDIETENLIERLEVAHLYQLSELKRSCIRLLVDFRKLYEIHDDFNEFIKTADKDLVVEILQYVYEETF from the exons ATGTCTCGGCTTGATGTCAAAACTGAAGGGCGCTTTGTGCAGTGGGAGGTTGGGTACCTTGAATGCTACACAGAATCAAATCCCTTTATAACCGGAATATGGAGATGGTACTGCCCCACTCTTCTTTTTAGTACATTCCAGAATTCT GGCGGTGACCCAGTCTCAATTTGGACTTCCTACACAATGAAGTTGTCGCCTGAGCAGGCCACATCGTCCGGGTTTGCCTGCATGTTGCAAGAAGGCATCCTCACTGACATCGCCATCAACACCGCTGATGGAAGCATTAGGGTCCACAGTGCTGTCTTGGCTGCCCGTTCACCAGTGTTCCGGAGCATGTTTTCACACAATCTCAAGGAGAAACAGCTCTCGGCGGTCGACATCTCCGACATGTCCTTCGACGAGTGCCAAGCCTTTGTCAACTACATGTACGATAATTTACATGAGAAAGAGTTCACTGCTCATCGACTTGCCCTCCTTGGAGCCGCGGATAAGTATGACGTCCCCGGCCTCAAAGTGATCTGCCTTGATAGCCTGTTGCAGGACATCGAGACGGAGAACTTGATCGAAAGGCTTGAGGTGGCACACCTTTACCAGCTATCAGAGCTCAAGAGGAGCTGCATAAGGTTGCTTGTGGACTTCAGGAAGTTGTATGAGATTCATGACGATTTCAATGAGTTCATCAAGACGGCAGACAAGGACCTTGTCGTTGAAATCCTGCAATAT GTTTATGAGGAGACATTTTGA
- the LOC133896570 gene encoding subtilisin-like protease SBT5.4 isoform X3, translated as MAGRAPRWHPARSAPGAPTTRSWAPSCAARRGRRTPSSTRTPEHPSVVSVFPNRGHRLHTTRSWEFLGMEKDGRVRASSIWAKARFGEGIIIGNLDTGVWPEAGSFSDDGMGPAPAGWRGICQDQQASDDAQVRCNRKLIGARFFNKGYLATVGQQVNPASTRDTDGHGTHTLSTAAGRFVPRANLFGYGNGTAKGGAPGAHVAAYKVCWRPVNGSECFDADIIAAFDAAIHDGVHVLSVSLGGAPAEYFRDGVAIGSFHAVRNGVTVVSSAGNSGPGAGTVSNTAPWLVTVGASTMDREFPAYLVLGNKKRIKGQSLSPVRLPDNKYYRLISSEEAKTTNATATQAKLCIEGSLDKAKVEGKIVVCIRGKNARVEKGEAVRRAGGVGLVLANDEASGNEVIADAHVLPATHVTYSDGVTLSAYLNSNRSASGYITIPNTALDTKPAPFMAAFSSQGPNTVTPQILKPDITAPGVSILAAFTGLAGPTGLAFDGRRVLFNAESGTSMSCPHVAGIAGLLKALHPEWSPAAIKSAIMTTARVQDNMRKPMSNSSFLRATPFGYGAGHVQPSRAANPGLVYDANATDYLGFLCALGYKPSVIATFMAGAGQHQPRACPARAPRAEDLNYPSVAVPHLSPTGAEHTVTRRARNVGAGATAYDARVAEPHGVAVDVRPRRLEFSAAGEEKEFTVTFRAKKGFFLPGEYVFGRLVWSDGAGEHRVRSPLVVRVADTRKKKSRLSIA; from the exons ATGGCAGGGAGGGCGCCGCGCTGGCATCCAGCCAGGAGCGCGCCAGGAGCTCCCACCACGCGCTCCTGGGCGCCGTCCTGCGCAGCGAGGAGAGGGCGAAGGACGCCATCTTCTACTCGTACACCAG AGCATCCGAGCGTCGTCTCCGTGTTCCCGAACAGGGGGCACCGGCTGCACACGACGCGCTCGTGGGAGTTCCTTGGGATGGAGAAGGATGGCCGGGTGAGGGCCAGCTCCATCTGGGCCAAAGCGAGGTTCGGCGAAGGCATCATCATCGGCAATCTGGACACTG GGGTGTGGCCGGAGGCCGGCAGCTTCAGCGACGACGGCATGGGCCCGGCGCCGGCCGGGTGGCGGGGAATCTGCCAGGACCAGCAGGCCTCTGACGACGCGCAGGTTCGGTGCAACAG GAAGCTGATCGGTGCACGGTTCTTCAACAAGGGGTACCTGGCGACCGTTGGGCAGCAGGTGAACCCGGCGAGCACGCGGGACACGGACGGGCACGGCACGCACACGCTCTCCACGGCGGCCGGCCGGTTCGTGCCGAGGGCCAATCTCTTCGGGTACGGCAACGGCACGGCCAAGGGCGGCGCGCCGGGGGCGCACGTCGCGGCGTACAAGGTGTGCTGGCGCCCCGTGAACGGCAGCGAGTGCTTCGACGCCGACATCATCGCGGCGTTCGACGCGGCCATCCACGACGGGGTGCACGTGCTCTCCGTGTCGCTGGGGGGCGCTCCCGCCGAGTACTTCAGGGACGGCGTGGCCATCGGGTCGTTCCACGCGGTAAGGAACGGCGTCACCGTGGTCTCCTCGGCCGGGAACTCGGGCCCCGGCGCCGGCACGGTGTCGAACACCGCGCCGTGGCTCGTGACCGTCGGCGCCAGCACCATGGACAGGGAGTTCCCCGCGTACCTGGTCCTCGGCAACAAGAAGCGGATCAAA GGGCAAAGTCTCTCGCCGGTGCGCCTCCCTGACAACAAGTACTACCGGCTGATCAGCTCAGAGGAAGCAAAAACCACCAATGCGACAGCAACGCAGGC GAAACTGTGCATCGAGGGATCGTTGGACAAGGCGAAAGTCGAGGGGAAGATCGTCGTGTGCATCCGTGGGAAGAACGCGCGGGTGGAGAAAGGCGAGGCCGTTCGCCGGGCCGGCGGGGTTGGCCTGGTGCTGGCGAACGACGAGGCCAGCGGAAACGAGGTGATCGCCGATGCGCACGTGCTCCCGGCCACGCACGTCACCTATTCTGATGGAGTCACGTTATCGGCCTACCTGAATTCAAACAG GTCTGCGTCAGGCTACATCACCATCCCAAACACCGCGCTGGACACGAAGCCGGCGCCTTTCATGGCCGCCTTCTCCTCGCAAGGGCCCAACACCGTCACCCCTCAGATCCTCAAG CCTGACATCACCGCTCCGGGGGTCAGCATCCTCGCGGCCTTCACCGGCCTGGCGGGGCCGACCGGCCTCGCCTTCGACGGCCGCCGCGTCCTCTTCAACGCCGAGTCGGGCACCTCCATGTCGTGCCCGCACGTCGCTGGCATCGCCGGCCTCCTCAAGGCTCTCCACCCCGAGTGGAGCCCCGCCGCGATCAAGTCGGCGATCATGACGACCG CCCGAGTGCAGGACAACATGAGGAAGCCGATGAGCAACTCGTCGTTCCTCCGCGCGACGCCGTTCGGCTACGGCGCCGGCCACGTACAGCCCAGCCGCGCCGCGAACCCGGGCCTCGTCTACGACGCGAACGCCACGGACTACCTGGGCTTCCTCTGCGCGCTGGGCTACAAGCCCTCGGTGATCGCCACGTTCATGGCCGGCGCCGGCCAGCACCAGCCGCGCGCGTGCCCAGCGCGGGCCCCGCGGGCAGAGGACCTCAACTACCCGTCCGTCGCGGTCCCGCACCTGTCCCCCACCGGTGCAGAGCACACCGTCACGAGGAGGGCGAGGAACGTCGGAGCCGGCGCGACCGCGTACGACGCGAGGGTCGCCGAGCCGCACGGCGTGGCGGTGGATGTGCGGCCCAGGCGGCTCGAGTTCTCCGCGGCGGGGGAGGAGAAAGAGTTCACCGTCACGTTCAGGGCCAAGAAAGGGTTCTTCTTGCCAGGGGAGTACGTGTTCGGGCGTCTGGTCTGGTCGGACGGCGCCGGGGAGCACCGCGTGAGGAGCCCCCTTGTGGTGAGGGTCGCCGacacgaggaagaagaagagtcGTCTTTCGATAGCTTGA
- the LOC133897008 gene encoding varicose-related protein-like, giving the protein MCYYYLGYTTTAFLIISADDEPSPNAKCVTSDDVSSIRDYFVRVNGSLIQIHDMMTHMLRIVKEMGSASTVSWMENSTEDEKDDTTWSEKQFAPIVDTKWAELKLSPSHEATLAEMEELNKYLNFVQKIVKENVKSIVAEAIPSIEETSVSAICSATAQAFQNVKVEELVEETILMKLEGTLTQAVKISCKETLEELCRQCFDVPISEFPSALDEICRRIGERIEGNIDEYIQKLSNLPHSIAPAIADIEEPLRSLPSLLANLRDAQKGFVALAEAKLGASESVNTNVPLKNSYSPDDNDMEMKKTLSQLMKEKRYEEAFLNTLETGSASILDWLCRQVDLDSLFSLVPLPVSQQAVLLLLLRLSSDLATDTSQKLSWMVIAASVIDPGDASILPHLSAAIDKVYHSLLGQPVLRAHRVSRGVLVHILQNLQRLCVANEIARRYNEAW; this is encoded by the exons ATGTGCTATTATTACCTTGGTTACACTACAACTGCTTTTCTCATTATCTCTGCAGATGACGAGCCGTCTCCAAATGCCAAATGTGTGACATCTGACGATGTATCTTCTATCAGAGATTATTTTGTTCGAGTGAACGGATCCCTTATACAGATACATGATATGATGACACAT ATGCTACGTATTGTTAAAGAAATGGGCTCAGCTTCAACAGTGAGTTGGATGGAAAATTCAACTGAAGATGAAAAGGATGATACTACATGGTCTGAAAAACAGTTTGCTCCGATTGTTGATACTAAATGGGCTGAACTGAAGCTTTCTCCATCCCATGAGGCAACATTGGCTGAAATGGAAGAGCTCAACAAGTATCTAAATTTTGTTCAGAAAATTGTCAAAGAAAATGTTAAGAGCATTGTTGCCGAAGCGATACCTTCTATAGAGGAAACAAGTGTCTCTGCTATTTGTTCGGCAACTGCTCAGGCATTCCAG AATGTTAAAGTAGAAGAACTTGTCGAAGAAACTATCTTAATGAAGTTAGAAGGGACCCTGACACAAGCGGTTAAGATCTCTTGCAAAGAAACTCTTGAG GAGTTATGCAGGCAATGCTTTGATGTACCAATATCTGAGTTTCCGAGTGCACTTGATGAAATATGTAGGCGAATTGGAGAAAGAATTGAAGGAAATATAGATGAATACATTCAGAAATTGTCCAACCTGCCACATTCCATTGCACCTGCTATTGCAGAT ATTGAAGAGCCCCTGAGATCACTCCCAAGTCTTTTGGCTAATTTGAGGGATGCCCAAAAGGGATTTGTAGCTCTAGCAGAAGCAAAGCTTGGTGCATCAGAATCTGTTAATACAAACGTCCCACTGAAG AATTCTTACAGTCCTGATGATAATGATATGGAGATGAAGAAAACATTGAGTCAATTAATGAAGGAAAAAAGATATGAGGAGGCATTTTTAAATACCCTCGAAACGGGGAGTGCGTCTATTCTTGATTGGCTATGTCGTCAG GTTGATTTGGATTCGCTATTTTCCTTGGTACCGCTCCCTGTGAGCCAACAAGCAGTTCTGTTGCTACTGCTACGGTTATCATCTGACCTGGCCACAGATACTTCTCAGAAGCTTAGTTGGATGGTAATTGCTGCTAGTGTGATTGACCCGGGGGATGCTTCCATTTTGCCTCATCTCAGTGCAGCTATCGATAAAGTCTATCACTCTTTACTTGGCCAGCCAGTCCTGAGGGCTCATCGAGTCAGCCGGGGTGTACTTGTACACATCCTACAGAATCTGCAGAGGCTATGTGTAGCGAACGAGATAGCAAGAAGGTACAACGAGGCATGGTAG